The following DNA comes from Paenibacillus crassostreae.
TATGGGTGATGTACGCCTCGGCATTAGTGATTGCCGGCCAACCAACCGGCATCGAACAGAAATTTCAAGCTGCGGAAGCAGCCCTGCAAGGCGCCAAGCTAGATGACAAGACCAATGACCTTGTAGGACTTATTGCCTCAGGACGGGCCACGTTGGCTCTGTTAGTAATTACCGGCCAACCGGCCGCCGGCGAAGAACAGATACTTCAAGCTACCGAAGCAGCCCTGCAAGGCACGGATCCAGACGACAAGACCAACGAGCTTGTAGGACTTATTGCCCCTATACGGGCCACGTTGGCTATCAGTCAGTATCAGGTGGAAACGATCATAGCCCAGTCGCTCCGTGCTCTAGAATATCTGCACCCCGATAACCTGCCAGTCCGTACTGCAGCTACTTGGATGCTGGGGCATGCCTACCAGCTCAAGGGAGATCGTGCTGCAGCCATGCAGACCTATACCGATGCTATTTCTATCAGTCAAAAGATTGAGCATAACATTATCACCATAGCGGCTACAATTGGCCTTGGGAACGTACAAGAAGGAGAAAATCAGCTCTATTTGGCCGCCCAAACCTATCGCCGTGTCCTGCAACTAGCAGGTGATCCGCCACAGCCAGTTGCTTGCGAAGCACATCTTGGATTAGCCCGTATATTCTACGAATGGAATGATATGAAATCTGCGGAACAGCACGCACAAGAGAGTCTCCAACTAGCGAAGCAGATAGAAAATACGGATAGATTCGTTTCATGTGAGGTGTTTCTCGCCCGTCTGAAATTTGCTCACGGAGATATGACCGGCGCAGCCGCTATTATAGCTAAGGCTGATCATTTCGTGCGCCAACATAACTATGTTTATCAGATGCCTGAGATTGCTGCAGTGCAAGTGCTCACGTTGCTTCATCAAGGCAATCTAGCAGCCGCGGCTCATCTTGCTCAGACACACGAATTTCCCATTAGTCAGGCACGGGTAGACCTTGCCCGAGGAGACACATCCGAAGCATTGGCAGTTCTGGGACCATTACAAGTGCAGATGGAGGCAAGAGACTGGAAAGATGAACAGCTCAAGGTAATGGTTCTACAGGCTGTTGCTCTATATATGCATGGAGAAAAGGACAAGGCGTTGCAAATGCTGGCTGCCGCGCTGGTGCAGGCAGAGAAAGGCGGCTTCATCCGTATCTTTGTCGATGAAGGTACTTTGATGGCTGAGCTTTTGTCCGAAGCTGCTAGTCATGGGATTATGCCAGGTTATATAGGCAAGCTGCTGGCTGTGTTTGTTGCTGAGAAGCGGAAGAGTGAAGACAAGTCTTATCAGAGCCCAACCCCACCTGCCCAGCCCCTTATCGAGCCATTGAGTGAGCGCGAGTTAAATATTCTAAAACTCATTTCCCAAGGACTCTCGAATCATGAGATTAGCGAGCGGCTTTTCCTCGCCTTGAGTACGGTTAAAGGGCACAATCGAATTATCTTTGACAAATTGGAGGTCCAGAGACGCACGGAAGCAGTTGCACGTGCCCGAGAGTTGGGCCTATTGTAGCTTTAAGTTTAGAACCTTTACCCTCTCAATAATCCCACAACAATACCCCTAAAAAACTAATTCCTAAACCAATACCTTTAAAAATACTTTAGTATCTATTCGTCAATACCGTATTTTCGATACACTCCTTGTAGCAAGTGACACAGAAAGTAATGACCGGCCACAAAGAAGGAGGATTATGTCAAAAGAAATCAAATTAAAAACTGAACCAAGTGAACCAATGACCTATCAAATCATGATCAAAGGCCATCTGGGACCAGGCTTGACTTACTGGTTCGAAGAAAAAGTGAAAGGAGTAATAAAATGAGTACAAACAAAAAAACGGAAAGAGTTATAGAGGATGTGCAGTGCGCTAACTTCATTTCCGCCACATTGTTTTTTGTTCTTAATCTCATGGGATTGCCTGGATCCCCTTCTGCTTACGAAATATTCCTAATCATAGTTATGCTTGTTTTTAATATATTAATTTTTGGCTATGCATGGAGATGGTCTAAACAGAAAGGAAGGGTACACTCATGAAAGCAATTGTATGCACAAAATATGGATTACCCGATGTTCTTCAGCTGAGAGAAGTAGCAAAACCAACTGGCCCACCGTTATGTTGATAAAGGGCACTAAAGGGAAATCTCGTCATTACTGTGAGGAAGAAGAGATAAGGATATGACAATTTCTATGAATAAACGATTTTGTTTGGTTACTGGAGCGACTTCAGGATTAGGTGAGGCAACGGCTAGAGGGCTTGCAGCGCTAGGGGCTCATGTGATTTTGGCTTGCCGTGATGTGAAGAAAGGACTTGTGATTGCTGACTCTATTAAGATGACAACGGGGAATAGGAATATTGATATATTGCAGGTAGACTTAGCATCATTAGCTTCAATCCGATGTGCTGCCCAAGAGTTTAGAGAGAAATATGATAAATTGCATGTACTGGTAAATTGTGCCGCGGTCATACACTCGGAGCGAATCCTCACTGGGGATGGGTTTGAATCGATGATGGCTGTAAATCATCTGGCACCATTCTTGTTAACCCATTTATTGTTGGATGTGCTCAAGAATAGTGCTCCTTCTCGCATCATTAATTACACCTCCGCCGTGCAGGAAGAGCTTGATTTTGATGACCTGATGAGCAGCAACAATTTCAGTCGCAAAATGTACGGACGTACCAAAATGGCCAATGTTCTGTTTACCTATGAGCTTTCGCATCGCCTGGAAGGAAGCGGGGTAACGGTCAATTGCCTGCATCCGGGTGTTGTTCGTACTCGATTAGGTAGAGACATGACGGGTATGCTCAAGCTTGTTATCACATTGATGCTGCCATTCTTTCTATCAGCGGCCAAAGGTGCGGAAACCGCGGTTTATCTGGCATCCTCAGCTGAAGTAGAGGGAGTGACAGGGAAGTATTATACGAAGAAGAAAGCCGTTGCTTCATCCCAAGCATCCTATGATGAAGCAGTTATGCGCAGGCTTTGGGAAGCCAGTGAAAAATTGGTTAATATAAACTAACCGAATGAAAGTAAAGAGCCGCAGCTATATATTCCAGCTGAGGCTTTTTAGTATGAAGTTAGAAAGGTAAAGACGCACGGAAACAGTTGCATGTACCCGAGAGTTCAATACCTAAATCGATACCTTTAAAAATACTTTAGTATCTATTAGTCAATACCGAATTTTAGATACACTTCTTGTATTAAGTAAGTGGTACAGACAATAATAACCGGCCACAAAGGAGCAGGATAATGAACCCATGGTTTATCAAATCAGGATCAAAGGACATCTGGGACCTGGGTGGACAGACTGGTTCGAAGGCCTGACCATCACGCTTGAAGAAAACGGTGATACCCTTTTAACCGGTCCCGTGGTCGATCAGGCTGCATTGTATGGATTGCTAAGAAAGGTGCGTGATTTAGGAATGCCATTGCTTTCGGTCATTCGCGTTTAACTCTCGCAGCTAACAGCAACTTATTAAAAACTAGTATTCATTAAAGAAGGTAGGGGACACACATGAAAGCAATTGTATGCACAAAATACGGATCACCGGATGTTCTTCAACTGAGTGAAGTAGCAAAACCAATTCCCAAGGACAATGAAGTGCTGGTGCGGGTACATGCGACAACCGTAACATCAGGGGATTGTAGATGTCGAAGTTTCAACAGCCCTATCTTGATGTGGATCCCCATGCGAATATTTTTAGGCCTCAGAAAACCAAGACAGCCTATACTGGGGGTGGAGTTAGCCGGAGAAATT
Coding sequences within:
- a CDS encoding LuxR C-terminal-related transcriptional regulator — encoded protein: MTIPIISTKLYIPPTRTRVVLRPRLIERLNEGLHSKLTLVSASAGFGKTTLVSEWLAGCELPAAWLSLDEGDNDQTRFLTYLIAALQTIAANIGEGVFAVLQSPQPPATETILTVLLNEISTIPHNFVLVLDDYHVIDAKTIDHALTFLLEHLPPQMHLVIITREDPNLSLARLRVRGQLTELRVADLCFTSFEATAFLNQVMDLNLSPEDITILETQTEGWIAGLQLAALSMQGHKDATRFIQSFTGSHHFVLDYLVEEVLQQQSESVQAFLLHTSILDRLCGPLCDAVLFDSSASGQEILTYLERANLFIVPLDNDRRWFRYHHLFADLLRQRVNQSIASSTGNEGKGVLAELHKRASVWFEENGLEIEAFHHAVAANDVERASRLVEGEGIPLHIRGGVTPVLNWLKSLPSVVLDARPSLWVMYASALVIAGQPTGIEQKFQAAEAALQGAKLDDKTNDLVGLIASGRATLALLVITGQPAAGEEQILQATEAALQGTDPDDKTNELVGLIAPIRATLAISQYQVETIIAQSLRALEYLHPDNLPVRTAATWMLGHAYQLKGDRAAAMQTYTDAISISQKIEHNIITIAATIGLGNVQEGENQLYLAAQTYRRVLQLAGDPPQPVACEAHLGLARIFYEWNDMKSAEQHAQESLQLAKQIENTDRFVSCEVFLARLKFAHGDMTGAAAIIAKADHFVRQHNYVYQMPEIAAVQVLTLLHQGNLAAAAHLAQTHEFPISQARVDLARGDTSEALAVLGPLQVQMEARDWKDEQLKVMVLQAVALYMHGEKDKALQMLAAALVQAEKGGFIRIFVDEGTLMAELLSEAASHGIMPGYIGKLLAVFVAEKRKSEDKSYQSPTPPAQPLIEPLSERELNILKLISQGLSNHEISERLFLALSTVKGHNRIIFDKLEVQRRTEAVARARELGLL
- a CDS encoding SDR family oxidoreductase — translated: MNKRFCLVTGATSGLGEATARGLAALGAHVILACRDVKKGLVIADSIKMTTGNRNIDILQVDLASLASIRCAAQEFREKYDKLHVLVNCAAVIHSERILTGDGFESMMAVNHLAPFLLTHLLLDVLKNSAPSRIINYTSAVQEELDFDDLMSSNNFSRKMYGRTKMANVLFTYELSHRLEGSGVTVNCLHPGVVRTRLGRDMTGMLKLVITLMLPFFLSAAKGAETAVYLASSAEVEGVTGKYYTKKKAVASSQASYDEAVMRRLWEASEKLVNIN